The following proteins are co-located in the Labrys monachus genome:
- a CDS encoding urea carboxylase-associated family protein: MTQPTPIVDFVPARYGKAIPVSAGQTLTIISKEGSQVLDLWALGRDDPMEYMSMEHTRSKNSKVMLSVGDSYVSIRRRPMFTVVEDTSPGIHDTLLCACNSAIYEESGCTEYHRNCSDNFHEALAEIGVQFPFTPGPLNVFMNIPIEEDHTIRRLPPATKPGDYIKLRADMDLVAVISACPQDISVINGAEKTPRDVHYVVEG, translated from the coding sequence ATGACCCAACCCACGCCCATCGTCGATTTCGTGCCGGCCCGCTACGGCAAGGCGATCCCTGTCTCCGCCGGCCAGACGCTGACGATCATCAGCAAGGAAGGGTCGCAGGTCCTCGACCTCTGGGCGCTCGGCCGCGACGACCCGATGGAATACATGTCGATGGAGCATACGCGCTCCAAGAACAGCAAGGTGATGCTGTCGGTCGGCGACAGCTATGTCTCGATCCGGCGCCGGCCGATGTTCACCGTGGTCGAAGACACCTCGCCCGGCATCCACGATACGCTGCTATGCGCCTGCAACAGCGCCATCTATGAGGAATCCGGCTGCACCGAGTACCACCGCAACTGCTCGGACAATTTCCACGAGGCCCTCGCCGAGATCGGCGTCCAGTTCCCGTTCACGCCCGGCCCGCTCAACGTGTTCATGAACATCCCGATCGAGGAGGACCACACCATCCGCCGCCTGCCGCCGGCGACCAAGCCGGGCGACTACATCAAGCTGAGGGCGGACATGGACCTCGTGGCCGTCATCTCGGCCTGCCCCCAGGACATCTCGGTGATCAACGGCGCCGAAAAGACCCCGCGCGACGTGCATTACGTCGTGGAGGGCTGA
- a CDS encoding amino acid ABC transporter ATP-binding protein, with product MPAPDAPILEIKALRKHYGTAEVLKGISLTVAPREVVAIVGASGSGKSTFLRCINLLETPSSGTLAFENLSFDFATPERQWRREASLRQLRTGIGMVFQSYNLWPHRTVLENVTEAPIRVKNVPRAEAIEQAHHLLGRIGLYDKRDAYPSRLSGGQQQRVAVARALAMKPRAMLFDEVTSALDPELVGEVLDLMAALAADGMTMLVVTHEIAFARDVSTRTIFVDGGLISEEGPSRQVLTNPDNERTRQFLRRVLHQPIAAAP from the coding sequence ATGCCCGCGCCGGATGCGCCGATCCTCGAGATCAAGGCCCTGCGCAAGCATTACGGCACCGCCGAGGTCCTGAAGGGCATCTCGCTGACCGTGGCCCCGCGGGAAGTGGTGGCGATCGTCGGCGCCAGCGGATCCGGCAAGAGCACGTTCCTGCGCTGCATCAACCTCCTGGAAACGCCGTCCTCCGGCACGCTCGCCTTCGAGAACCTCTCCTTCGACTTCGCCACCCCGGAACGACAATGGCGCCGGGAGGCGAGTCTGCGCCAGCTGAGGACCGGCATCGGCATGGTGTTCCAGAGCTATAATCTGTGGCCGCACAGGACGGTGCTCGAAAATGTCACGGAAGCCCCGATCCGGGTGAAGAACGTGCCGCGCGCCGAGGCGATCGAGCAGGCCCACCATCTTCTCGGCCGCATCGGGCTCTACGACAAGCGCGACGCCTACCCGTCCCGGCTTTCGGGCGGCCAGCAGCAGCGCGTCGCCGTCGCCAGGGCGCTGGCCATGAAGCCGAGGGCGATGCTGTTCGACGAGGTGACGTCGGCGCTCGACCCGGAACTCGTGGGCGAGGTGCTGGACCTGATGGCGGCGCTCGCGGCCGACGGGATGACCATGCTGGTGGTCACCCACGAGATCGCCTTCGCCCGCGACGTCAGCACCCGGACCATCTTCGTCGATGGCGGCCTGATCTCCGAGGAGGGACCGTCGCGCCAGGTCCTGACCAATCCGGACAACGAGCGGACACGCCAGTTCCTGCGCCGCGTCCTGCACCAACCGATCGCGGCGGCCCCATGA